The proteins below come from a single Zestosphaera sp. genomic window:
- a CDS encoding alpha-glucosidase/alpha-galactosidase, whose protein sequence is MSLPGKSLKISIIGAGSAVWSTRVLVDMMLKKSLHGATVYLMDIDENRLRLVYSFARKYSSEIRVDMNFKATTSLSEAIADSDFIINSAMAMGHSYYEMMREATEKKGYYRGINSVEWNMVSDYHTIWGYYQFKLAMTIAREIEERAPQAWLINVANPVFELTTLISRTTRVKIISLCHGHMDFWNIVKELGLDPSKVEAEMAGFNHVIWLTKFKYDDRNGYELLDKWIEGESEKYWRVWRQSTINPFDIQLSPVAVDMYKKYGMFPIGDTVRGGTWKYHWDLETKKEWYGPFGGPDSEIGWTLYTTYLLYQLRTIRDYLEAGNLPLTMLIPPKPSGEQVIDIIESIVTDTPRKYQVNIMNEGVIPGIPDNVAVEIPAVIDGKGVHRVFVNPPNSRIIKYVLQPRMMRMEWALQAFLEPSRDILLEWLMYDVRTKSVKQAEEAIEAMLSLPGNEEMSSVYK, encoded by the coding sequence ATGTCTCTTCCAGGAAAATCTCTAAAAATATCTATCATTGGAGCTGGCTCTGCTGTTTGGTCTACTCGAGTCTTAGTTGACATGATGCTGAAGAAAAGCCTTCACGGCGCAACCGTGTACTTGATGGATATCGACGAGAACAGATTGAGGCTAGTTTACAGTTTTGCCAGGAAGTATTCAAGCGAGATTCGTGTCGACATGAACTTCAAGGCGACAACAAGCTTATCCGAGGCTATCGCCGACTCAGACTTCATAATAAACAGCGCTATGGCGATGGGTCACAGTTACTACGAGATGATGAGAGAAGCGACTGAGAAGAAGGGATACTACAGAGGCATAAACAGCGTAGAGTGGAATATGGTGAGCGACTACCACACTATTTGGGGGTACTATCAATTCAAGCTCGCGATGACGATCGCTCGCGAGATCGAAGAACGCGCTCCACAAGCGTGGCTGATAAACGTTGCAAACCCTGTTTTCGAGCTTACTACCCTGATAAGTAGAACGACTAGAGTGAAAATCATTAGCTTATGTCATGGGCACATGGATTTTTGGAATATTGTAAAGGAGCTTGGACTAGACCCCTCGAAAGTCGAGGCTGAGATGGCTGGATTTAACCACGTGATATGGTTAACTAAATTCAAATACGACGATAGAAACGGTTACGAGTTACTGGATAAGTGGATAGAAGGAGAGTCTGAGAAGTACTGGAGGGTCTGGAGGCAGTCAACAATCAATCCCTTCGACATCCAACTCTCACCTGTTGCAGTAGACATGTATAAGAAATACGGTATGTTCCCTATAGGAGACACCGTTAGAGGCGGGACTTGGAAGTATCACTGGGACCTCGAGACTAAGAAGGAGTGGTATGGCCCGTTCGGCGGTCCAGACTCAGAGATAGGCTGGACACTCTACACTACCTACCTCCTCTATCAACTACGAACGATAAGGGATTACCTAGAAGCCGGAAATCTCCCTTTAACGATGCTCATTCCGCCCAAACCGAGCGGGGAGCAAGTAATCGACATCATTGAGTCAATAGTAACAGATACTCCTCGAAAATACCAGGTAAACATTATGAACGAGGGAGTTATCCCCGGCATACCAGATAACGTCGCTGTAGAGATTCCAGCAGTAATCGATGGGAAAGGCGTTCACAGAGTCTTCGTTAACCCGCCTAACAGTAGGATTATCAAGTACGTCCTCCAACCAAGAATGATGAGAATGGAGTGGGCGTTGCAAGCATTTCTCGAGCCAAGTAGAGATATTCTATTAGAGTGGCTGATGTATGATGTGAGAACTAAATCAGTCAAACAAGCTGAGGAAGCCATTGAAGCAATGTTGAGCCTGCCGGGGAATGAAGAGATGTCCAGTGTCTACAAATAG